The Zobellia alginiliquefaciens genome contains a region encoding:
- a CDS encoding sodium:solute symporter family protein, with product MTVQTWTYLLVGLTFTLYIGIAIWSRAGSTKEFYVAGGGVSPLANGMATAADWMSAASFISMAGIISFAGYDGSVYLMGWTGGYVLLALLLAPYLRKFGKFTVPDFIGDRYYSKTARIVAVICALIVSFTYVAGQMRGVGVVFSRFLEVDINTGVIIGMVIVLFYAVLGGMKGITYTQVAQYCVLIFAFMVPAIFISIQMTGNPIPQLGMGAKLNDGSGMYLLDKLNGLSTELGFAEYTEGKKSTIDIFMITLALMVGTAGLPHVIVRFFTVKRVKDARKSAGLALLLIAILYTTAPAVAVFARTNMIKTVSNQEYAKMPEWITNWETTGLLNFTDKNGDGKIQYVADKAKNELIVDPDIMVLANPEIADLPAWVIALVAAGSLAAALSTAAGLLLVISASVSHDLIKKIIAPSITEKGELWAARGAATVAVVVAGYFGINPPGFVAAVVALAFGLAAASFFPAIVLGIFYKKMNKEGAIAGMVIGISLMLFYMLKFKFGLFDGGKEAVADLEKDWWFGISPEGFGSVAMFVNFIVSIVIMKFTPEPPKEVQEIVEDIRIPTGAKEATIH from the coding sequence ATGACAGTTCAAACCTGGACGTACCTTTTAGTAGGACTCACATTTACCCTGTATATAGGCATTGCCATTTGGTCTAGAGCCGGATCAACAAAAGAATTTTATGTTGCCGGTGGTGGAGTATCCCCTTTGGCCAATGGTATGGCTACAGCCGCAGATTGGATGTCCGCCGCATCATTTATCTCCATGGCCGGCATTATTTCCTTTGCAGGTTATGATGGGTCCGTATATTTAATGGGGTGGACCGGTGGCTATGTACTGCTAGCACTACTCTTAGCCCCCTACCTCCGAAAATTCGGGAAATTTACGGTACCGGATTTTATCGGTGACCGCTATTACTCAAAGACTGCAAGAATCGTTGCGGTTATCTGTGCCTTAATTGTTTCGTTTACCTATGTAGCCGGACAAATGCGGGGCGTTGGGGTTGTATTTTCTAGGTTTCTTGAAGTAGACATCAATACAGGAGTAATCATAGGAATGGTTATCGTGCTGTTTTATGCTGTTTTAGGCGGAATGAAAGGTATCACCTATACGCAAGTAGCCCAATACTGTGTTTTAATATTCGCCTTTATGGTTCCAGCTATTTTTATATCCATTCAAATGACCGGAAACCCTATTCCACAATTGGGCATGGGCGCTAAATTGAACGATGGCTCCGGTATGTATTTACTGGATAAACTAAACGGCCTTTCCACCGAACTGGGTTTTGCTGAATACACCGAAGGAAAAAAATCCACAATAGATATTTTTATGATTACGCTGGCCTTAATGGTGGGTACGGCAGGATTACCTCATGTAATCGTTCGTTTTTTTACTGTAAAGCGCGTGAAGGATGCCCGAAAATCCGCTGGGCTCGCCCTGCTGTTAATAGCTATTCTTTACACCACGGCACCGGCTGTGGCCGTATTTGCTAGAACCAATATGATTAAAACGGTCAGCAATCAAGAATACGCCAAAATGCCTGAATGGATCACAAACTGGGAAACCACAGGGCTGTTAAATTTTACCGATAAAAATGGAGATGGAAAGATTCAATATGTAGCCGATAAAGCAAAAAATGAACTCATTGTGGACCCAGACATTATGGTTCTGGCAAACCCGGAAATTGCAGATTTGCCTGCGTGGGTAATCGCCCTTGTAGCAGCCGGAAGTTTGGCTGCGGCCCTATCCACTGCTGCAGGACTACTTCTAGTGATTTCCGCATCGGTTTCACATGACTTGATCAAAAAAATAATAGCACCTAGTATTACGGAAAAAGGAGAACTTTGGGCTGCTCGTGGCGCTGCTACCGTAGCAGTTGTAGTTGCCGGCTATTTTGGCATCAACCCTCCTGGGTTTGTAGCAGCAGTGGTTGCCCTAGCTTTTGGTCTCGCAGCGGCTTCTTTCTTTCCCGCAATTGTATTGGGGATTTTTTATAAGAAAATGAATAAAGAAGGGGCTATTGCAGGCATGGTCATTGGTATTTCCTTAATGTTGTTCTATATGCTAAAGTTCAAGTTTGGCCTATTTGATGGAGGAAAGGAAGCTGTAGCCGATCTAGAAAAAGATTGGTGGTTTGGCATATCACCAGAGGGTTTTGGAAGTGTTGCCATGTTCGTGAATTTTATTGTTTCCATCGTCATCATGAAATTCACTCCAGAACCGCCAAAAGAAGTACAGGAAATAGTTGAAGATATTCGCATTCCTACAGGTGCAAAAGAAGCAACAATCCACTAA
- a CDS encoding glycoside hydrolase family 3 protein produces MPKIAPYTQAEQTLSLAEKVGQLFMPAAFINDTEEEIQQLEKLIKEHHIGSLCFFHSRASAATNFEGKKKVVSNAKSFETLQNLIARYQKAAKYPLLIAIDAEWGLAMRIEKTPQYPYAITLGALPDAHNDLIYEVGKSIAKDCKAAGIHWNLSPCVDINNNPNNPVIGYRSFGEDRVKVAQKAMAYIHGTRSEGILTSIKHFPGHGDTATDSHLGLPLINKTKEELTNNELYPFQQLILEGVDSVMAGHLSVPALANETDTPSSISKDIIKGVLRTEMGYKGVVISDALNMHAVSKNFPTKGELEWLAFDAGNDVLCFAEHVKEGIDTILKNSSETQIQESFNRFWRLKEKAIASTKISSTTLTNPDVLNTEIAQQSITLYQGTNEVITEFNTGAFTGVQLPLYHENRFFNSIKKHKKFNVVSDKTLTEESDKNFLLAIFPPQIKPTNNFGFTQDELAFINEIIAKKNVILYLFGNPYVLNHINVENAKAVVIAYQNLISFQEVAANHFLGNLEVQGKLPVTI; encoded by the coding sequence ATGCCTAAGATAGCACCATATACCCAAGCCGAGCAAACATTAAGCTTAGCCGAAAAAGTAGGGCAACTCTTCATGCCTGCCGCGTTCATCAATGACACTGAAGAAGAAATTCAGCAATTGGAAAAACTGATCAAAGAACACCATATTGGCTCTTTGTGCTTTTTCCATAGTAGGGCCAGTGCGGCGACTAATTTTGAAGGAAAGAAAAAAGTGGTTTCTAACGCAAAGAGTTTTGAAACATTACAAAATCTAATCGCCCGTTATCAAAAAGCAGCTAAATATCCATTACTCATTGCGATTGATGCGGAATGGGGACTGGCCATGCGTATTGAAAAAACACCTCAATATCCATATGCCATTACACTAGGAGCACTACCGGATGCACACAATGATTTGATTTATGAAGTAGGAAAAAGTATTGCAAAAGACTGCAAAGCTGCTGGAATTCATTGGAATCTTTCACCTTGTGTAGACATCAATAATAACCCAAATAACCCCGTTATTGGCTATCGTTCTTTTGGAGAGGACAGAGTAAAAGTTGCTCAAAAAGCCATGGCCTACATCCATGGCACCCGCTCTGAGGGAATATTAACAAGTATTAAGCATTTTCCCGGTCATGGAGATACGGCAACAGATTCACATTTGGGACTGCCCCTAATAAACAAGACCAAAGAAGAGTTGACCAATAATGAACTATATCCATTTCAACAACTAATTTTAGAAGGTGTAGATTCCGTTATGGCGGGACATTTATCCGTTCCTGCTCTAGCAAACGAAACGGATACACCTTCGAGCATATCAAAAGATATTATAAAAGGAGTTCTTAGAACAGAAATGGGATATAAGGGAGTGGTTATTTCCGATGCACTGAACATGCATGCAGTTTCAAAAAACTTTCCAACAAAAGGAGAGTTGGAATGGCTTGCTTTTGATGCTGGAAATGATGTGCTTTGTTTTGCTGAACATGTTAAAGAAGGCATAGATACCATCTTGAAAAATAGTTCCGAAACACAGATACAAGAGAGTTTTAATCGTTTTTGGAGATTAAAAGAAAAAGCGATTGCGTCCACAAAAATTTCAAGTACCACCTTAACAAATCCTGATGTATTAAACACAGAAATAGCCCAGCAAAGTATTACACTATACCAAGGCACAAATGAGGTAATTACCGAATTTAATACAGGAGCATTTACAGGTGTACAACTACCGTTGTATCATGAAAATCGGTTTTTTAACTCGATTAAAAAACACAAAAAATTCAACGTAGTATCAGATAAAACCCTTACTGAGGAAAGTGACAAAAATTTTCTTTTAGCGATTTTTCCACCTCAAATAAAACCTACTAACAACTTCGGTTTTACTCAAGACGAACTGGCTTTCATCAATGAAATTATAGCTAAAAAAAATGTGATTCTTTACCTATTTGGAAATCCCTATGTACTAAACCATATCAATGTTGAAAATGCTAAGGCAGTGGTTATCGCATATCAAAATTTAATATCGTTTCAAGAAGTCGCAGCAAATCATTTTTTAGGTAATTTAGAAGTACAAGGAAAACTACCCGTAACCATTTAA
- a CDS encoding anhydro-N-acetylmuramic acid kinase: protein MTTYKILGLMSGTSLDGLDLAYCTIWQEGHTWQFGIKKTKSVSYSAEMQSQLKDAILLPADSLLKLNNTYGTWLGEQCNLFIEDNGLEVDYIASHGHTTHHQPENGLTYQIGSGQHLANASKQKVVSDFRTNDVALGGQGAPLVPIGDRLFFNKYDFCLNLGGISNISFEHNGSRVAYDIGLANMILNYITRKNDLDYDAGGNLAKNGKINTVMLQKLNALEFYKLPFPKSIGYEWFIEEVVPIVESTEDSMENLLCTGVHHICEQVAIQIKANKKKTGSTLFVTGGGALNDFLVETLQQKLGDSAKVVVPSKQLIEFKEALVFALMGVLRIEKKINVLSSVTGAKRDSSCGVLFLPS, encoded by the coding sequence ATGACAACATATAAAATTTTAGGGCTTATGTCCGGCACCTCATTAGATGGGTTGGACCTGGCCTATTGCACTATTTGGCAGGAAGGGCATACCTGGCAATTTGGTATTAAAAAAACCAAAAGTGTTTCATACTCCGCTGAAATGCAAAGCCAATTAAAAGACGCCATTCTTTTGCCCGCAGACTCACTTTTAAAACTAAATAATACATACGGCACCTGGCTGGGTGAGCAATGTAACTTATTTATTGAAGATAATGGCCTAGAGGTAGACTACATAGCTAGTCATGGTCATACAACGCACCACCAACCAGAAAACGGACTTACCTATCAGATTGGTAGTGGGCAACATTTAGCCAATGCAAGCAAGCAAAAAGTAGTATCTGATTTTCGTACGAATGATGTTGCCCTGGGTGGTCAAGGAGCACCTCTTGTCCCCATTGGAGACCGACTGTTTTTCAACAAATATGATTTCTGTTTAAATTTAGGAGGCATAAGTAATATCTCCTTTGAGCATAACGGGAGTCGGGTTGCCTATGATATTGGTCTCGCCAACATGATTTTAAATTACATTACCCGAAAAAACGACTTGGATTATGATGCGGGCGGAAATCTTGCAAAAAACGGCAAAATAAATACCGTAATGCTCCAAAAGCTAAATGCACTTGAGTTTTATAAGCTTCCTTTTCCAAAATCGATAGGGTATGAATGGTTTATAGAAGAGGTTGTTCCCATCGTTGAGAGTACAGAAGACAGCATGGAAAACCTATTGTGCACGGGAGTCCATCACATCTGTGAGCAGGTGGCTATTCAAATAAAAGCAAATAAGAAAAAAACCGGAAGTACACTGTTCGTTACCGGCGGAGGTGCATTAAATGACTTTCTTGTAGAAACACTTCAGCAAAAATTAGGTGATTCGGCAAAAGTAGTTGTTCCCTCTAAACAGTTGATCGAGTTCAAAGAGGCTTTGGTCTTTGCTCTAATGGGTGTTCTGAGAATAGAAAAAAAGATAAATGTTTTAAGTTCAGTTACCGGAGCAAAAAGAGACTCCTCTTGTGGCGTTCTTTTTTTGCCCAGCTAA
- a CDS encoding DUF4212 domain-containing protein, which produces MSEKQEHASAYWKENIKYLFILLAIWFAVSYGAGILFKESLNEIKIGGFELGFWFAQQGSIYVFVILIFVYVRLMNKLDKKYGFNE; this is translated from the coding sequence ATGTCTGAAAAACAAGAACACGCATCTGCCTACTGGAAAGAAAATATAAAATATCTATTTATTTTACTGGCCATTTGGTTTGCGGTTTCTTACGGTGCGGGCATCTTGTTCAAAGAATCTTTAAATGAAATAAAAATTGGCGGATTTGAACTAGGTTTCTGGTTTGCTCAACAAGGTTCTATCTATGTTTTTGTCATCCTCATTTTTGTCTATGTACGGCTCATGAACAAATTGGATAAAAAATATGGATTCAACGAATAA